A window of Streptomyces sp. NBC_01224 genomic DNA:
CAGCGAGGTCCTCGGAACCGCCGTCGACAAGGGGTACTTCGCGGAGAACCCGCTCGCCAGGGTCAAGTGGCAGGCTCCTGGGGTGAGCGAGGAAGTGGATCCGGCCTGCGTGCCGAACCCCAACCAGGTTGCTCGCCTGCTGACCGCTGTAGGGAAACTACAGGGACGCGGCCCGCACCTTGAGGCGTTTTTCGGCTGCATGTACTACGCGGCCATGCGGCCGGCGGAGGTCATCCACCTGCAGATCTCACAGTGCCATCTGCCGAAGACCGGCTGGGGCATGCTCAACCTGAATGGAGCTGTCGTCACGGCAGGCAAGGAGTGGACGAACGATGGCGCGGTCCACGAAGTGCACTCCTTGAAGCGGCAGGCCGTCAAGGCGACGCGTCCCGTGCCGATACCGCCGTCGTTCGTGCGCACGCTGTCGAGATCACGTCGATCGCTTCGGCGTGGCGCCCAATGGGCGAGTGTTCCGCAATGCGGCTGACGGATACGTCGATGCAGCGGCCTGCGGCAAGACGTGGGAGCGGGCCCGTAAGAAGGCCCTGGCTCCCAATGAGCAGTCGACAGTGCTCGCCAAGAGGCCCTATGACCTCCGGCACGCCGGGATTTCGTGCTGGCTGCACTCCGGCGTGGATCCTGCCGAATGTGCGCGCCGGGCAGGCCAGAGCATCCAAGTGCTCTTCCAGTACTACGCCAAGTTCCTGGATGGTCTGCAGGAGCATTCCAGCCGGCTCATCGAGGAGTCGATGCAGGAGTGGAGTGGGCGCAGTGAGGACGGCAGTCCTCCGCAATCTGGCCCGTGTATGGCCCGGAACTGGAAGAACTGGGAGAAGGGGCGCATTTCGACGCCGCCCTGATTGGAGCGCCGGGCGCTCCCAGAAGGCGCTTGATCTGGGTAAAGCCCCAGGTCAAGCGCCTTCTTTCGTGCCGTTAGAAGAAGCCGAGCTTCTTCGGGGAGTAGTTCACTAGCAGGTTCTTCGTCTGCTGGTGGTACACCGCCCGCTTGGCTCTGACCAGCGCAAATGTGCCATGCGGAGGGGCATGGGCGGACCTTGGTCCGGGTATGGTCCGGATCTTGCGTCGGTTGGCGCGACCGCCGCTCCCAGCGCCGTGCAGGCTGGTGCGGTGGTGCTGCGCGGGCAATGGACGGTGCCCGAGGGCGCGAGCGAAATCGTGGTGTTCGCGCATGGCAGTGGCAGTAGTCGGCACAGCCCGCGCAACCGGTTCGTGGCCGCCGGACTGAATCGGGCCGGGCTGGGCACCCTGCTGTTCGACCTGCTCACCAAGGAGGAAGAGATCGAGTTGTGCCTCGCGGTTGAGGTCGAGCACCAGCTGGTCATGGCCCCCGACGATCAGCAGCGTGGGCGCCGTCACCGCCGGCAGTCGTGGCCCCGCCAGGTCGGGCCTGCCGCCCCGCGAGACGACCGCGGCGATCCGCGCTCGTCTCGGCGCTCACGATTGAGCCCTGTAGGGATCGACCGTCCTGGACTTGGACGACCGCGCCGCAGACGGGTCACATGTCCGGGCGCTCACAGCGGGGACCGATCCACGGGCGGGTGCGCCGCCGTATCGACTGCCACACCCTGGACGGTCGGGGCTCCCTGTCGGCTGCATCACCGCCCGAGGTCGGTTACGTTGGTAAAGCACCTGGTCAGAGGGGGTAGCAAGCCGTAACCCACTGGGGACGTTCCATGACCGGCCTGACCGTCATCCTGCTGCTCGTGGTCCTGGCCACAGCCGTGACGACCGGTGCTCGGCGCTGGAGCATGCCCGCCCCTTCGCTTCTCGTCGTTGCCGGTCTGATCGTCGGGTTGATGCCCTGGGTGCCCGAAGTTCGCCTGCCGCCTCATGTGATCAACGTGCTGGTGCTGCCGCCACTGCTCTTCGCCTCGGCCGGGGAAATCTCTGTCCGCGACCTGCGTACCGTGTGGCGGCCCGTGACCGGCCTGGTCTTCGGTCTGGTCCTCGCCTCGGCCATCGCTGTCGGGTACGTCGCCCGAGCGATCACGCCGCTCACTGCCGCGGCCGCGTTCATCCTGGGCTCCGTCCTGGCCAGTACCGACCCCGTGGCCGTTTCCGCGCTCGGGCGGCGCCTGTCTCTCCCACCGCGCGTGCAGGTGATGGTGCAGGCGGAAAGCCTGTTCAACGATGCCACGTCCCTGGTCCTGTACAAGGCCGCCGTGGCCACCGCGGTTTCCGGCAGCGCCCTCACCGTGTCCGGCACTGTCGAGCAGTTCCTGATCCTTGCCGGCGGAGGAGCCCTCATCGGCGCGGTTGTCGCCGGAGTGGTGACCCTCATCCGCAGACGGACCGAGGACCCCATGCTGGAGACCGTCATTGCATTGGTCACCCCGTACGCCTCGTACGTTGTTGCAGAGGACTTGCACACCTCCGGCGTGACTGCCGTCATTGTGTCCGGGGTCGTCCTCGGCAGCGCCGGCCACAAGCTCAGCATCGCCCCCGTCCGCCTCCAGGTCCACGCCGTCTACGACACCGTGACCTTCCTCCTCGAGAGCGTCGTCTTCGCTCTCATCGGCCTCGAGCTCCCCTCCACGGTCCGTCAGCTTGCGCACGACGAGCACGGCTGGCCGCTATGGGTCCCGGTGATCGTTTTCACCCTGCTTGCGATCCGCCTGCTGTGGATCTTCCCGCTGTCCGCCCTGATCCAATACCGGCACACGGAGGGAGACAGTCGCCTCTCCTGGCGTGTTCCGGCCGTCTTGTCCTGGGCAGGCACCCGAGGCGTCATGCCGCTGGCTGCCGCACTCTCCATCCCCCTGGTCACCCACACGGGGGCGCCGCTGCCGCATCGGGCCCTCATCCTCATGCTCACTACCGGGACCGTCGCGCTCACTCTCGTCTTCCAGGGGTTCACCCTCGCCCCTGTCGTCCGCCTCACCGGCATCGCACTGGAGCCGGAGCACTCCGCGCGCGAGGAGTCCCGGACCCGCCGGCACATTGCCAAGGCCGCTCTCGAAGAGCTCAAACAGCTGGGCGACCCGGACCAGCTCGCGGAACTGGGTGCCGCCGCCGAGGCCGCTCTGAATCAGGCCCGCCGCCATTTGGAGGCGCGTATCCACCAGGCTGAAGATGCCCACTACAGCGACCCGGACGCCCGTCCTGCCGACGCCTACCGCGAGATACGTCGGACACTCATTGCCATTGAGGCGGCCGAGCTCCAGCACCTCTACGAAGCGAACAAGATCAGCAACGCCACCCGGCGCCGGATCCAGCGGGAACTCGACCTCGAAGAAGCCAGCCTCCGCGCCCGCGGCTGATCAACCGGTCCCGGTACCGATCGCGGGACTCGAGCTGCGTCACCCGAGCCGAAGGCCGGATCCGGGCCGCCCGCGCAACGGGACTGCGCAACGGGACTGTGCAACCTGCCCGTGCACGAAAAGGTGTTGGGGCGACCCCGGGCAATCCTGCTCTGCAGAGCAGCTGCTCACCGGCTCTCCATGGGGGCGAACGGGACCCGGTCGGCGGCCCGTTGTCGCGTTGCTCGGTGATCGGGGTGGCTCGCCCTGACCTGTGGCCGGGCGGCAACGGGGCCCTGTCGTTCTGCCGAAGCATCTGGTCAGGGATGGCATGTGATGTGCAGGTGAGCTGCGGCATTGTTGGCGTATCCCCTGGGATTCCAGACGGTCGCCGGGGATTCGGCCTGCACGGCCGCGGTGGAGTCCCAGGCGCGTGCGATGATCTCGGCCTCGCCCGGGGCAGGGTGAGCGTGGCGCGCCAGTGCTGCCACGTCCAGGGGTTCTCCGGTGGGTCGAGATCCGCGTGGGTCCAGGTGCCGCCACCGTCGGTAGAGACATCCACGCGCGCCACGGTTCGGTCGTCCCCGGCGAAGGCGAACCCGCTGACCTCGGCCGGGCCGGACGCCAGGTGGGCGTTCTTGCCGGGCCGCAGGATGGCGCAGTGGATGGCGATCGGACCGAGGGTGATGCCGACGCCGGGTCCAGTCGCCCCAGAGGCGGCTTCCGGGGGCAGGATGCTGTATTCGGTCTGGAAGTCGCGGCCAACCCCTGGCGGGGCCGGTACGACGTCGGTGACCTCACGGGCAGCGAATGGGTGGCCGAGCGCCTTCCCGGAGCGCGGATCGTGAAGGCGTTCAACACCCTGTTTGCCGCGTTCATCGCCGCGGACCCCCAGCACGAGGAAGGCCACCAGGCGGTCTTCTACGCGGGCGACGACGCCGACGCGAAGGCGGCCGTGGCCGCTTTGCTGAACCAGTTCGGGTTCGCCGCACTGGACCTCGGTGGTCTGCGAGAGGGCGGGCGGCTGATGCAGCTCGACGGCCCGCTCAGCGCACCGCACTTCCTGCTTCAGGATGCCGGCTGACGACCCAGACCTCGGTCACATCGGGCGCGCGCATGTCCAGCGCACACAGGAGGAGCGTCATGAGCCGTTGTGTCGTCTACACCCGCGGCGGGTCGCCCGTCCCCTCGTGTGCCCGCCAGAACCATCGCCCGGTCGACGCCGCCGGATCGCCTCTGAACAAGGAGTTACGTGATTTCCGAACGCACATCAGAGCGGGCGCGGGAGCACGG
This region includes:
- a CDS encoding Na+/H+ antiporter, which produces MTGLTVILLLVVLATAVTTGARRWSMPAPSLLVVAGLIVGLMPWVPEVRLPPHVINVLVLPPLLFASAGEISVRDLRTVWRPVTGLVFGLVLASAIAVGYVARAITPLTAAAAFILGSVLASTDPVAVSALGRRLSLPPRVQVMVQAESLFNDATSLVLYKAAVATAVSGSALTVSGTVEQFLILAGGGALIGAVVAGVVTLIRRRTEDPMLETVIALVTPYASYVVAEDLHTSGVTAVIVSGVVLGSAGHKLSIAPVRLQVHAVYDTVTFLLESVVFALIGLELPSTVRQLAHDEHGWPLWVPVIVFTLLAIRLLWIFPLSALIQYRHTEGDSRLSWRVPAVLSWAGTRGVMPLAAALSIPLVTHTGAPLPHRALILMLTTGTVALTLVFQGFTLAPVVRLTGIALEPEHSAREESRTRRHIAKAALEELKQLGDPDQLAELGAAAEAALNQARRHLEARIHQAEDAHYSDPDARPADAYREIRRTLIAIEAAELQHLYEANKISNATRRRIQRELDLEEASLRARG